The Aphanothece sacrum FPU1 genome includes the window ATTTATTTACTTATTTAGATAATCATCCTGATAGATTCAGTTTAGAATTTTTCATGGAGGAGTATTTAAGACTGTTACCAACGTATCAAAAAATTGACTTAGAACAACTAAAATTTATTAGATTTTTATTCGGATTTTTTCCAGCTTATCGTCAAAGTCCCTTAAAAATGCCTTGGTCTAGAATTTTACCTATTGGAGATAGTGCGGGAGGACAATCTCCTGTTAGTTTTGGTGGTTTTGGGGCCATGATTAGACATTTAAAACGTTTAACATTTGGTATAGATGAAGCATTAAAAGTTGATAGTTTAGATAAAAATGCGTTAGCCTTATTACAACCCTATCAACCTAATATTTCTGTCACTTGGTTATTCCAACAAACCATGAGTGTTGGAGTTAATCAAAAAGTTTCACCTAATCAAATTAATGAGTTAATGAGTGGAGTATTTAAAGTTATGGATAAATTAGGAGATGATGTCTTAAAACCTTTCTTACAGGATGTGATTCAGTTTCCAGCTTTAATGAAAACCTTACTGTTAGTTAATCCTAAATTAGTGTTACCTATTTTGCCTCAAGTGGGAATAACTCCTTTATTAGATTGGACGGTTCATTACTTTAATTTAGCCTTATATACAGGGTTATATCCTGTGGGAAAATTAGCCAAACCGATGATAGGAAATTTATCTCCTATTCAACAATATTACTATCATCGTTGGTTAGATTCTTGGCAATATGGTTCAGGAGGAGATTATCATAAACATCAGCCTTAAATAAATGTTTTAATTCATAAATATTGAAGCAAAGTATAGTATGATTATGCAGCAATTTTCTTTAGAAATTAATCAACCTGATCACAAAATCAATGTAGCAAAAGCTGCTTTATTATATGCTAAAGATGAATATGGTTATTTAGACATTGAAGATTATCTTAATAGATTAGAGACAATGGCAAGTCAAATAAAAAAACGTTTACCAGGAACTTCCTATCCTTTAAAAGTAATTAAAGTTATTAATCAATATCTTTTTGAACAGTTAGGATTTCAAGGAAATCAAAATGATTATTATGACCCTCGTAATAGTTATTTAAACCAAGTAATTGACCGAGGTATGGGAATTCCTATTACTTTATCAGTCGTTTATTTAGAAATAGCTAAAAGAATTAATTTTCCCATGGTAGGAATTGGAATACCAGGACATTTTATGATTCGTCCTGATTTTAAAGATGTGGGAATTTTTGTTGATGTATTTAATCAAGGAGAAATATTATTTAAAGAAGATTGTGAAGCAAAACTAAAAGAAATTTATCAACAAAATATCGAGTTAGAACCTCATTTTATAGAACCCGTTAGCAACCAACAACTATTAGGCAGAATGCTAACAAATTTAAAATATATCTACCTAAATCGTCAAGAATATGTTAAGATGCTGAGAATAATTGAATTAATTTTGCTTATTTTTCCTAATCATCCTATTGAAATACGCGATCGCGGACTTCTTTACTATCAAATAGAAGAATGGCAAAAAGCGATCCATGATCTACAATTATATTTAAAGATTTTACCGACTGCTCAAGATGGGGATGCTATCCGCCAACTTTTACAAAAAATAGAGTAAAATAAGTAATAATTATCTGTAGTCAATATTCCTTAATTAAACTCGTGTTTATTAGCGTCATTATTCCCACTTATAACCGTAAACCTATTCTAGAAAAATGTTTACGCGCGTTAGAAAATCAGCAATTGATTGATAATAAAATCAGTCAATATGAAGTCGTTTTAGTAGATGATGGTTCCACCGATGGAACATTAGAATGGTTAGACAAAAATAAGGCCGACTTTCCCCATGTTTATCCCTTTTCTCAAAACCATCTTGGCCCAGCAGCAGCCAGAAATTTAGGGGTAGAAAAAGCAAATGGTGATATAATAATATTTATAGATAGCGATTTAGTTGTCACAGAAAAATTCCTACAATCTCACGCCAATAGTTTAACCGAAGGACAAGAAAAATTAGGTGATGATCGCCTTTTTACCTACGGTTGGGTAATTAATACTTGTAACTTTGATAATCCTACCTCAGAACCTTACAAAATAACAGATTTTTCTGCTGCTTATTTTGCTACTGGGAATGTAGCGATCGCACGTAAATGGTTAGAAAAAGTTGGGTTATTTGACACAGGTTTTCAACTCTATGGATGGGAAGATTTAGAATTAGGTGTACGCTTGAAAAAACTAGGATTAAAATTAATTAAATGTCCAGAAGCAGTTGGTTATCATTGGCATCCTCCCTTTAATTTAGCTCAAATTCCTAACTTAATTGATAGAGAAATTCAACGAGGACGGATGGGAGTATTATTCTATGAAAAACATCCCACATTAGAAGTAAAATTAATGATCCAAATGACCTGGTTACATCGTATTTTATGGGGAATATTATCATTAGGTGGCACATTAAATGAACGTACAATGTCCCCATTTTTACAATGGTTAATAGATCAAGGAAAACCACAATTAGCTTTAGAAATTGCTCGAATTTTTCTTAATTGGTATAA containing:
- a CDS encoding SirB1 family protein, which gives rise to MQQFSLEINQPDHKINVAKAALLYAKDEYGYLDIEDYLNRLETMASQIKKRLPGTSYPLKVIKVINQYLFEQLGFQGNQNDYYDPRNSYLNQVIDRGMGIPITLSVVYLEIAKRINFPMVGIGIPGHFMIRPDFKDVGIFVDVFNQGEILFKEDCEAKLKEIYQQNIELEPHFIEPVSNQQLLGRMLTNLKYIYLNRQEYVKMLRIIELILLIFPNHPIEIRDRGLLYYQIEEWQKAIHDLQLYLKILPTAQDGDAIRQLLQKIE
- a CDS encoding glycosyltransferase family 2 protein encodes the protein MFISVIIPTYNRKPILEKCLRALENQQLIDNKISQYEVVLVDDGSTDGTLEWLDKNKADFPHVYPFSQNHLGPAAARNLGVEKANGDIIIFIDSDLVVTEKFLQSHANSLTEGQEKLGDDRLFTYGWVINTCNFDNPTSEPYKITDFSAAYFATGNVAIARKWLEKVGLFDTGFQLYGWEDLELGVRLKKLGLKLIKCPEAVGYHWHPPFNLAQIPNLIDREIQRGRMGVLFYEKHPTLEVKLMIQMTWLHRILWGILSLGGTLNERTMSPFLQWLIDQGKPQLALEIARIFLNWYNVKGVYAAYRESQILQPKG